A segment of the Pochonia chlamydosporia 170 chromosome Unknown PCv3seq00013, whole genome shotgun sequence genome:
AGCCGCATTATGGACGCACATGCATCCAGATCGCTGGCGTGAGACACCATACTGGCGTATTTTGCGACTACAACCTGAACCCTCACGTAGAATTTGAACTTGTGATCCAAATTGGTTCGACGGAGCAAGTTCTGAATGGTCGTGAGATCATAGCCAGCATCAATCGGTGGACAAAGCCCCTGATGAAGGCTAAGACTGCTAAACGTAAGAAAATGTTCCGTCAAAACGCTCAAAGAGGACGCGGAATATGTAGCTTACGATGTAGCAGCGTAAAAGCACCCCAACCAAGTGTTAACCCTCTCATCAGCGCTACCAGCAGCGACGCCAAGGCTGCGGAGAGAGGGCACAACTTGGTCACGATCAAGACCCAAATAGCGCGAAGCGTGAATGGCCATCCCACAATACAGCCAACTTGGGTCACGGGCTTGAAACATCACAGGCAGTGGCCATACGCTCAAGAATAAAAGGACATGGATTCTGTCCAGCGGCAAAGGTGCGTCCATGATGTCGTTCCGGAGACACTTTTCGTAGGACCGAATCAAACATATGTAGAGTTCACCATCTATCATGTCTCGGTGGTGAGAGAGAACAATCATTATAATAGTCCAAAACAATAACGGCTTCTGGGTGTACATTTGCTTAGCGCAGATGGCGCCAATGATGGGAAATTGTGGAAGAAACAAGTCTGTGAATCTGAAGAATTGAACATGTCAGCATGTGTCCCACGAAAGCGCAGCTTGAAAACTTGCTCCAACTGACATATTGAGTGCCTCCGTAGCAAGCTTGGAGTCTAGATCAAGCCCTTCTAGACGTAAACGTTCGTTGCTCAAGTCCAAGTCATGGTTAGCTTTCGTGGCGTCATGTTCTTTATACCTCAAGCCCTGGTCCGAGGCCGCCATCGATGTAACTTGTGTTGTAGAAGAGCCTCCATGTTGCTGACCACGCAATTCCTCCAGCTCTTTACGCATATACTCAAGTTTCCTACAGAGACGGTCAACTAGGACGAATGGCTATGACTGGGACTTCATAGGACGAACTTCCTTGCAGGCGTTCTTCGGAAGGAAGAGTCCACTGTGCAAAATAGCTGCCGGGCATGACATCTTGAACATGGATTTGGAAACGTTTCCTTCGAGTCGCACTTGAGCTAATGACCTGTCAGAATGGTCTCATAGAGCATTGATGCTGTGTACGGATGTGTGAACCACCCACTTACCTACCTTTGCTTGTTTACATTCGGTGCATGCCCGTACAGGCCGAGAGCTTGTAGAGATGGCCGAGCCTGAAGACATTGGACTGTTTCAGCTATGTCTCGCCGATTTCTAAATGCATCATAGGCGTCGCATTCCAGAACTGTTGCCGGTAGCAGTTGTTGAAGTACGAATGATTGCAAGTGGGAGCATAGGGGTCGACGATGGAGGCCATACGTAGGTTGTGTCACGTGTTCCAGATCCCACGATTTGTTTCTCTTCTTATCCGTATAAAACGCCAAAAATAGCCTCTATGCATGAGATAAGTGTCTATCTGGGATATTGTATTCTTCAAATGCATGCAACAAAGGAGGTTTGTCGTCAGCCACATTTGCTCCCGTGCGGAACGTTGCTGGAGTTTGCCCCACGATGGGGTCCTGAAATCGAAGGAACAAATGCACACTTATCAAGTGCAGCATATGGATActggcaactttggcaaGGAAATTACGGAGTTTGGGTGAGACGGTCCGCAAGGCTTCAAGCTCATTTGAATAGCTGCCAAGTACCGGGCAGCATTGGCAGTACAGACTACGACCAAAGGGGGGAACGAGAAGATTCAGGGTAAGAGAGTATCACTTTAGCAGAGAAGAAATATAAAATGAGATGAGATCAGGCGTCATCAGCCTCAGTAATGTCATGATTCAAATGTCCCCAATAGCAAATAAGAAACTCCATatatccatccatccagcaaTCTAAAAGCAACGCATCGCAATGCACGCACACACGCTCAAAAGCCACCGTAAGCAAACCGTACAAATTATTGCGTCAAATTCCTAGCCGACAGAATCTGATTCAACTCCGCCAATTTCACTGGCTTCGTCAAAAATAAGTCAATCCCGCTTGTAAACGCCTCCTGCTGTGCATCCGCGCTGGCCAGCCCCGTGAGCGCGAATATCGTACACCGGTGCAGACTCAATTCAGCCTCGGTGCTGCGAATGTGCCGTGTTGCTTCGAATCCGTCCATTACCGGCATGGAAATATCCATGAAGACGCACTTGTAGAGGCCTCTGCCTTCGCGGAACTGGTCGACGGCTTGTTGACCATTTGTAGCTGTGCGGTAAGGGAGGCGAAGCTTCTTCATGTATGTTGTGAGGATTTTGAGGTTGATGGGGTTATCGTCGACGAGCAGGAAGCTCGTGCCTGGTTGTTCCGAGTCAATATCTGACGCGGAGTCATTGCCATTTGTTGTGGTCGTGAGTGGTGTGGAGCGACGAACTCGCTCCGGGAGGGAGATTTCTTGGAAAGAGCTTGAGACGATGGATTCGGGCGTTCCATCAAGAACAGGCATGCCGGCAGTATCTGGTGTACCGATGGAAGTTGTCGGTGCTTGCGGACCATCTTCGTTCTCAGGTGTTTGGGCTGCTGATGGGGCGATGGGATTGAGAGTTGCTTGGTATGTTGTCCATCGCTTGAACGTCAACGCAAGGACTTTTGCAAGCTTTCTGGGTCCAACCCTAAGGGTGTTGTCAGTGACGAAGGAATAGGAACTTCAGGCTTTTGCCGGGAGACTTACGGTTGGGCGCTGAATTCCCACAGTTGGTCGTTGGGTCTGCGCTTAAATATGCTGTTCTCTGCCAAGTCCCGGGCGGCCACTGCATTTCTGCAAATCACCACAGCTGGAGGTGACGACGCATTTCGCTGTGTGTGAATATGCGAATTCAAGTGCAAATATGTCTCATCGCACAATAGCAAATCTGGCACGAGTGTGTTGCTTTCAGATGGGTCTACCACTTGCATTTGGAGCCAGTCTCGACAGATGTTCGCGATTCCGTCCTGTTCCACCACATTCGTCCCAAACACACCATCCTCGCTATCAACAGATGGTGTGTCTCGAAAGCCCAGGAGGAGAACTCTCAAGCCACGGAGGTCGTTTCTTTGGGCCTCGAATTCGTTCCCTGGACTCAAGAGCCTCGGGGTTGCACTGTCTGGCGCAACAGCGGGTAACGGCAATGTGACCGACACGCTTGTGCCTTTGTCAACAACGCTTTGTATTGAGATGGATCCCTTGAGTGCCGTGACAATTCTCTCGACAAAGCTGAGACCTAGGCCCATCCCTGGTTTGAGGCCGTCCTCTTGGATAAACGGAGTAAATACGTCGTTCTCCAGATATGACTTGCCAATGCCGCACCCCGAATCAGTCACTGTAAGCCGAACATATGTGCTAGCTTTCTCCCCGTCACCCGGTGCTACCTGCGGCTGATCCAAGGAGACTTTGACGAACCCCTTTGTTGTGAACTTGAGAGAGTTGCCAACCAGATTCATGACAACCCGGCGAAGTGCGCCTGGTTGGGAGTAGAACTGCCAGGAGGCGTTTGGTTGAATATCAACACATATCGTCGCGATATCTGATTCCTTTTGAGATGCCATACAGTCAACCAGCTCGTTTGGCTGCATTGCCTCAGTAGGAGCTGTGTTCCCATGCTGACCTCCGTTTGGACCAAGAGTTCGAAGTTGGAAAATTCGTCCAGCATAGACGCTTTCTACAACCTCCTCTACAATCAAGTCTACGCTGACGCGTGAAACGATGCTCATCATACCGGACTCGATGGTTGCCATTTTTCCAGATCGCAATCCTCGCTCCTCTACGTCGCCATTGTCCTGTGGCACAGGCGCTGGGGAGAGAAAATTATTGACTCCGCTCCAGTCCAACAAATGGTCGACAGTGTCAAGCAGAGTACGGCTGCATGTTTCCATCGAGTGCAGCAGGTCACCCTGGAAAGCATCCAAGGCAGTGTCATGCAGCAATTCTGCGCCCAGGATGATTCCATGCAGAGGCGAACGTAGTTCATGTGAGATGGAGCTCAACACGTCCATCTTGGACCGCTCCACCACCTTCGAGTCTATGCGAAACACCTCTGCCATGATGACAGTACCAAACGCTAAGAGATAGCTCAGTTCACCTTCCACCGACAAAACGCGTGATGCTTTCTTTGTATAGGCAAAGCCACCAGCATACCAGCGTCGCTTTTGGGGATCCCAGAGAGGGAAAAAGGCCACATTGCGAGCCCCAGGCAGCAAGTCCCTCACAAAGTCTTCCATGCCATACTCATGTACTGCGAGTTCCGATGGTCTGGCCGCCTGAGAGCCTAGATGAGGGCCAAGATGAGGGCCAAAACTAT
Coding sequences within it:
- a CDS encoding histidine kinase G7 (similar to Magnaporthe oryzae 70-15 XP_003720640.1); its protein translation is MANNILAEEARERETYRYDSSLINQVFPNPDDAPIYPSELTPDPALTAFAELGVHRLNAARAFISLFDRKYQYIVAEATPTTPLSPGSSAAQQPSGRDGLETQLLLWGTSLPRGSSVCDSVLTATGSQDTTERLGCGQDAVQELPVTVVGDLMNHPLTVGKTMHGSWPGYRFYAAVPLRTPKGIDIGIFSVLDMESREGNDPNVVPIMQDLARTIMGYLETRRFRDGQRRADRMVKGVGSFVQGKSTTWGWEAAPCGDDMDERRLSQTQGNGNSGDDWSGRFWHPIDDASHGLSQNTDTAPQTSAARDRPNLVNDASIKSAKHIFSKAAKIIRESIEADGVLFLDAGISSFGGRATVGGIPGTHECERRSSATSMHYSAGNPNKCPCCKVLGFSTSSYSSIDGHDQEQCYKQLPEHALGEYLKNYPRGTIIALTEPDSPNQPDTEPEYKPPLPILDLVRDSFGPHLGPHLGSQAARPSELAVHEYGMEDFVRDLLPGARNVAFFPLWDPQKRRWYAGGFAYTKKASRVLSVEGELSYLLAFGTVIMAEVFRIDSKVVERSKMDVLSSISHELRSPLHGIILGAELLHDTALDAFQGDLLHSMETCSRTLLDTVDHLLDWSGVNNFLSPAPVPQDNGDVEERGLRSGKMATIESGMMSIVSRVSVDLIVEEVVESVYAGRIFQLRTLGPNGGQHGNTAPTEAMQPNELVDCMASQKESDIATICVDIQPNASWQFYSQPGALRRVVMNLVGNSLKFTTKGFVKVSLDQPQVAPGDGEKASTYVRLTVTDSGCGIGKSYLENDVFTPFIQEDGLKPGMGLGLSFVERIVTALKGSISIQSVVDKGTSVSVTLPLPAVAPDSATPRLLSPGNEFEAQRNDLRGLRVLLLGFRDTPSVDSEDGVFGTNVVEQDGIANICRDWLQMQVVDPSESNTLVPDLLLCDETYLHLNSHIHTQRNASSPPAVVICRNAVAARDLAENSIFKRRPNDQLWEFSAQPVGPRKLAKVLALTFKRWTTYQATLNPIAPSAAQTPENEDGPQAPTTSIGTPDTAGMPVLDGTPESIVSSSFQEISLPERVRRSTPLTTTTNGNDSASDIDSEQPGTSFLLVDDNPINLKILTTYMKKLRLPYRTATNGQQAVDQFREGRGLYKCVFMDISMPVMDGFEATRHIRSTEAELSLHRCTIFALTGLASADAQQEAFTSGIDLFLTKPVKLAELNQILSARNLTQ